A window of the Candidatus Atribacteria bacterium genome harbors these coding sequences:
- the cbiM gene encoding cobalt transporter CbiM — MHISEGMLSAPVLVSGAVLTATAAGYSLKKMEHKEIPKVAILSSVFFVASLIHVPIGPSSVHLVLNGLTGILLGWSAYPAILVALTLQAILFQFGGITTLGVNTLNMALPAIICFYFFNQGVRGKNNFFALSLAFICGVLSILLSGIMVAATLVFTGEHFIQVAKLLIVTHLPVMILEGVLTTFCIGFIRKVRPEILNV, encoded by the coding sequence ATGCATATTTCAGAAGGAATGTTATCTGCGCCAGTATTAGTTTCAGGCGCGGTTTTGACTGCTACAGCAGCAGGATATAGTTTAAAGAAGATGGAACACAAAGAAATACCCAAAGTAGCCATTCTGTCTTCTGTTTTTTTTGTAGCTTCTTTAATCCATGTTCCTATCGGTCCTTCAAGTGTGCATCTCGTTTTAAATGGGTTGACAGGGATATTATTGGGCTGGTCAGCTTATCCGGCAATATTGGTTGCTCTTACACTTCAGGCTATTCTTTTCCAGTTTGGAGGGATTACAACTTTGGGAGTCAATACCCTTAATATGGCTTTACCCGCAATTATTTGTTTCTATTTTTTTAATCAAGGAGTAAGAGGGAAAAATAATTTTTTTGCCCTGAGCTTAGCTTTTATTTGTGGTGTTTTATCAATATTACTAAGTGGGATCATGGTAGCGGCAACCTTGGTTTTTACCGGAGAACACTTTATACAGGTAGCCAAATTGTTAATTGTTACCCATCTTCCGGTAATGATTTTGGAAGGGGTACTCACTACATTTTGTATAGGGTTTATAAGGAAAGTTCGACCGGAAATATTAAATGTTTGA
- the cbiQ gene encoding cobalt ECF transporter T component CbiQ → MIKEKFSEGDSILHSLDPRVKIIVALLFSVMVAVSEKYTSLSGALLFAIGTVALTGLRTKEIISRLFMVNSFIFLLWLMLPFTFPGKNIYTLGSLNISQEGIRYALLITIKSNSIILSGIALLSTSSIFNLIHALRHLYFPDKLTQLFFFTYRYAQTIHSEYIRLNNAIKIRGFKAQTNFHTYRTYAYLVGMMLVRSYDRSQRVYQAMLCRGFKGKFWTLNHFVFKKSDLVTGAIMISGIIGLVLLP, encoded by the coding sequence GTGATTAAAGAAAAATTTTCAGAAGGGGATTCTATCCTCCATAGCCTTGATCCACGAGTAAAAATTATCGTTGCCCTACTCTTTTCAGTTATGGTTGCGGTTAGCGAAAAATATACTTCATTATCAGGTGCTTTATTATTTGCTATAGGGACAGTGGCACTTACTGGCTTAAGGACAAAAGAAATCATTTCTCGTCTTTTTATGGTGAACAGTTTTATCTTTTTACTATGGTTGATGCTCCCTTTTACCTTCCCCGGAAAAAATATTTATACTTTAGGTTCGTTAAATATTTCTCAGGAAGGTATCCGATATGCCCTCTTAATTACTATAAAATCCAACTCTATTATTTTATCTGGAATTGCTCTTCTTTCTACTTCTTCGATATTTAATCTGATTCATGCTTTGCGTCATCTATACTTCCCTGATAAGCTAACTCAGTTGTTTTTCTTTACTTATCGTTATGCTCAAACGATTCACTCCGAATACATCAGATTAAATAATGCAATAAAAATAAGGGGTTTTAAAGCCCAGACTAATTTTCATACTTACCGGACTTATGCCTATTTAGTGGGGATGATGTTAGTTAGGAGTTATGACCGCTCCCAAAGAGTCTATCAAGCTATGCTTTGCCGCGGGTTCAAGGGAAAATTTTGGACTTTAAATCATTTTGTATTTAAAAAATCTGATCTTGTAACGGGAGCGATAATGATAAGCGGTATTATTGGATTGGTGTTATTGCCATGA
- a CDS encoding ABC transporter ATP-binding protein, producing MKKRENEAVIKMADLSFAYPSRDYVFKKLNFNFFQGERIGLVGSNGSGKTTLFHLMMGLLHPAEGKIEIFGKERKTENDFIEVRERIGLVFQDPDDQLFSPTVAEDIAFGPLNLRKNQKETQKILKETLEALSLSGFENRITYNLSYGEKRLVSLATVWAMQPEVLLLDEPTIWLDEETIAKIVQILNSQPHLSYIIISHDKQFLKKTTDSIYLLNKGKIDRTLFL from the coding sequence ATGAAGAAAAGAGAGAATGAAGCTGTAATCAAAATGGCTGACCTTTCCTTTGCTTATCCCTCCAGGGATTATGTATTTAAAAAATTAAATTTTAATTTTTTTCAAGGAGAAAGGATAGGTTTGGTTGGATCAAATGGGAGTGGAAAAACCACGCTTTTCCATCTTATGATGGGACTTTTACATCCAGCAGAAGGCAAGATTGAAATATTTGGAAAAGAGCGAAAAACAGAGAATGATTTTATAGAAGTTAGGGAAAGAATTGGCCTGGTATTTCAAGACCCCGATGATCAATTATTCAGCCCTACTGTAGCCGAGGATATCGCTTTTGGGCCTCTAAATTTAAGAAAAAATCAAAAAGAGACCCAAAAAATACTGAAAGAAACTCTGGAGGCTCTGAGTTTATCGGGTTTTGAGAATAGGATTACTTATAATCTTTCTTATGGAGAAAAAAGATTAGTTTCCCTGGCCACGGTATGGGCTATGCAGCCAGAGGTCTTATTATTGGATGAACCTACTATCTGGCTTGATGAGGAAACTATCGCTAAAATAGTTCAAATTTTAAACAGCCAACCCCATTTATCTTATATAATTATCTCTCATGATAAACAATTCCTGAAAAAGACCACCGATAGTATTTATTTGTTAAACAAGGGAAAGATAGATAGAACGTTGTTTTTATAG